TCGACCGAACAACAAGCCAACTTTGAAAAGCTGAAAGGGGAAAAGTTCGAACTGCCCGAGCGAGCCTTTGGTGGCCGCGGCGGTGAGGCTGGTGGTCGCGGCGGACGCCCCCAACGAGGCGGCGAAGGACGCGGGCAACGACGCGGTGGCGATCGCCAACGCCCCGAATCCTCGCAAGAATAGCTCGCTCGCCGGGAGCTAGCCCCCAAGATAAATCATCGGATCCTTGTTTCAGCCCGCGCTGAGACAAGGATCTTTTGCGTTGGTCGGCGAGTGGGTAGGTTGGCCGAGGTGTCGCGCCGTCGGTAAATGCAGGCATTTCGAAACCGCAAAGAATCTAATGCGTTTACGGTGCCGGTGCCGATACCCCACCTTGCCATAGATTGTGAATCAGCAATCATTAAGCAGACGAATTACTGTCCCACTTGCGAAGGCGCCCCATGAATCAAGAGATCTGGAATTCCCATTCCTACCAAAGCGTGCAACGTCAACGTCAGCTGACGCTTGGGGATTTGTTACTGGAAAACCGAATCGTCTTTTTGCAAGGCGAGATCCATACGGGTAACGCAAATGAAGTGGTTATGAAACTGCTTTATCTGCAAAGCGAAAACCGCCGCAAAGATGTGCATTTTTACATCAATTCGCCAGGCGGCGACGTGATCGCAACGCTAGCGATCTACGACACGATGCAAATGCTTTCGTGCCCGATCGCGACCTATTGCGTCGGCCAAGCGGCCAGCGGCGGCGCGGTATTGTTGGTCGGTGGAACCAAGGGAAAGCGTTACGCTTTGCCTCATTCACGCGTGATGATGCACCAACCCGCCGGTGGCGTGGGTGGCCAGATCAGCGACATCGAGATCCATGCCAACGAGATCTTGCGTTATCGCGACGTGCTCAACGGAATCCTGGCTGAACACACCGGGCAGACGGTGGAAAAGATCGCTCAAGATACCGACCGCGATTTCTTTTTGACCGCTCAAGCCGCCAAGGAATACGGAATCGTCGACGACATTTTGACCAAGCCGCCGATGGGTGCCGAAGACGAAGCTGCCAAGGGCTAGCCGTCGCGGTCTGCTGAGTCTACTTCCATTCAACACGCATTTATCCCCGATTCCACAGGTTGCCAACGATGCCATTGATCCCTTACGTCGTCGAAAAGAGCGGTCGCGAAGAGCGAGTGTACGATATCTACAGTCGCTTGCTGAAAGACAGGATCATCTTCCTCGGCTCGCAAGTGAACGACGATGTCGCCAATTCGTTGGTCGCGCAGATGTTGTTCCTGCAGTCGGACGATCCCAAGGCGGACATCCATCTGTACATTAATTCGCCCGGCGGCAGCGTCAGCGCTGGCTTGGCGATCTACGACACGATGCAGTTCGTCTCCTGCGACGTGGCAACCTATTGCATCGGCCAAGCCGCTTCGATGGGTGCTGTGCTGTTGACCGCCGGTGCCAAGGGGAAGCGTTTCGCGCTGCCCAACGCACGGATCATGATTCACCAACCGCTAGCCGGCATGCAGGGCACCGCGGAAGAGATCCGGATTCACGCCGAAGAATTCCGCCGTATCAAACGCAAGCTGAACGAGATCTTGATCCATCACTGCGGCAAGTCGATGGAAGAGATCGAAAAAGACACCGATCGCGACCGCTTTATGTCGGCCGATGAAGGGGTCGAATACGGCTTGATCGACAAGGTCGTCGCATCGGTCAACGACAAGACTTAATCTAGCTCAGGGCGAACACTTAACCCGTGACTACCATGGCTGCTACGACAGCATTGCCCGCAGACAAACGCGCCCAGCAAGGTGGCCTGCTTTTTTTGGCTTCCCTGCTGGTCTTTTTCCTGACGGGAATTGTGTCGTTTGCCTTGTACGCCAGTTGGCGGGAGACGGCGTTCATCCAAGCCGAGAAGCTGCCGCTCTCTTTCGCCTGGAGCACGTTGTGTTTGGTTTTCGTTAGCGGCCTGCTGCACTGGGGCGTTTTCAGTGTACGGCGCGAACGTTGTCGCGAAGCGCTGGTGCTGTTGATCGCTTCTTTGATCGGCGCAGTCGCTTTTCTTGTCATCCAAGGCGTGGCGATGTGGCACGTCGCTGGCGGCTATGCCACCGCGGGGCTCGAAGCGGGCTTGGCTGGCATGATGCTGGTGCTCGCCTTGTTGCACGCCCTGCACGTGATCGGTGGCGTCGCGGCCCTGGTGATCGTGACGGCTCGGTTGGCCCGCGGCCAATACGATCACGAGCGGCATTGGGGGATCTCCTTTACCGCACTCTATTGGCATTTCTTGGACGTGGTTTGGATCGCGATGCTGTTCGCGTTCTGGTACACCAGCGGCGGATTCGCCAGCTAGATCGACCGCGCGTCGGTTGAAGGCGATCCTGCTATCGGTGCCGGTCATTCGTCGCAAGGCTCATGCGGCTCGGAACAGCACGCGATTGCTGGGCTGGCTGCGGATTGTTTCTTTTCCGTACGTCGTCAGCATCGCGTCGGCAACTTCGAAGCCATGGCGAAACAGCAGGCTGAACTCGCTGTCGGTGAGTCGGCGAAGCGTCGTTTCGATCTGCGTCGCGCGTTGGACTTCACCGTCGGTGAGCGCCGCTTTTCCCGGGACGGGGCTGCGTGAGTAGACTTTTCGGGTGGCGAGTCCCAATCGCAGGTAGGCGCCGGAGCCGGGGTTGGTTTTAAAGTGCTCCATCAACATCCGCGCCCGCAGGCTGCGAACTTGATCGGTTGCCACATCGACCAGTCGCAACGAGGCTTTTAAAAAGCCGGGACGCCAACCCGATTGCCGCGTCTCGACCGACAACGGCCTCGAGGCGTCGCAGACGATCAAATAGTCGGTGCCGTCTCGCAGCCCTTCTCCCGGTTTGAACAGCGATTCGACTCCCAGGTTATCGTACACACCGCCGTCCCAGAGATGGACGTGTTTGTATTTCGGCGGGATCGTTTGCCAGTCGTCGTCGCGGTATTCGGCCCACTGGTAGTTCTTTGATCGGACCAGCAGGGGACCGATTAATCCGGGAACGGCGGCCGACGCTGCCAGAGCGTGCGATAGCCGAAATTCGGGATCGGGGACATATTTGGTTTGGTAGTCGCCCATCAAATCGCGTTGGAACCGCCAGTTCTTTCCCGTTTGATAGCACGTTGCGTTGATGATCCAACGCGGGCTGATCGGAAGGTCGGCGAGCATCCCTTGGATGCCCCATTCGCTTTCAAGTACGTTACCTAGAACCGACGCGCGGCCCGATGCCAACCGCCACGGCATCGTGAGCGATTGAAGGACAAACGTCCGCTGCAGGTTTCGCTTCGTCAGCAACGAAAGGCAGCGCGGTACGACTTCATGCAGGTATTGCTCACTGCTGGGCCAACGGTTACCGGCGGCTGCGAAGACGAGCCCGGCAGCCAGACTGCCTCCCGACACACTGGCGATGGTTGTTACGTTTCCCAGCAGATCTTGGCGGGCCAAGCGAGCGAGCACGCCCAGGTGAAATACCGTCGCGCGGACTCCGCCGCCTGAAAATGCGAGAGCGATCTTCATGAGGCTATGGCGATTCTTGCTGGCGTGAGACAAGGGTTGATTGAGGCCCCAATCCATCCGCTGGATTCGAGTCCTTTTCCTGTCCGGGATCGTAAAGCGTGCTCGGTCGACAGGTCCATATCAATCGCACGATCGATAGCAGATCGTCTGCGGAGGGTTTTGCTTTCGGGCGGTCGCAGGGCGCATGATCCGTTGGCGCGTCGCAGCGTTTGGCGTCGCTGACACGATTGTCCCGCAGAGATTACAGTTCAAAGTACTCTTCGATCGCTTCTCGAAGTGTCGACGGTTGGGCTGGTAATCCAGTCCAGTCACAGAAGCCGTTGGCGAATCGTCGGACCAAGACGTCGACTGCGGAAATCGCGATCGATTGCGGGCCAAGCGGAAGTTGGGGCGCGGTGTCGAGCGACAGTTCCACGCAACAGCCGGCGGATTGGCAGCCTGCGGTTTCCAAGCCGTTCAGCGGAAACGGGGCTCCGTCGCTGGCGTCGGCGTGAATCACCGCTGCGCCGGAGTCAAGATGTTCGAGAGGTAAATGGTCGACCATCTGGCATGCGAGCGACTTGGTGGCAAAGTGCGACGCGATTCCACGGGCTTGGGGGCCGTCTCCCAGAATCACGACCTCGGTCGGCTCGGGGACTGCTTGGCAAACGAGTTCAACGACAGCGCGTCCGAGTTGATTGCTGCCGACCCAGCGGCCTTGATTCGGTTGCAAAAAGTCGATCCAAGGGTTCGGTGGTTGATCGGGATCGATCCGATCGACGTGGTTGGCCAACTGCGTTTCAAAAGGGGCTGCAAATGCGAGTCCCGCCAACCCTAAGGCTTTGGCACCGCGAACCGCTTCGTCGAAGTCATCCGGGGAAACGTTGAACGAGACAAACTTCCAATCCAACCCGGCTTCGGTCAATGCCCGTTCCGTGGCAAATTGCATCGCATTGCCTGCGACCGGAAAACCAATCACACACAACGTCGGTTGGATTGCTGGATGCACAGCCATGAAATTATTGCTTTCTTGCATCAAAACAAAAAACCCGGTCCTGGCAATCGTTTCCGATGGCCAGTGACCGGGCGATCTTTGCCTTCACACAAAGTTTGATACCGGGATCCGTTGACGTGCTAAGCGGCACGTCGTTGGATCGCCGTCAATTCTATGAGTTCTAGCGTCGAATGTAACTTGCATTGGACGGTTGAGTGCGACGCACCAACCGAGCATTGGTGCCGCGAGCTCTGGTCTGGGAGACCTTGGGCTTCGGCAAAGCTTCCGCTGGTGGTTCGACAGCATGCGGAACGCTTTGGTGTTCCAGGATTTGCGGCTGCAAACTTGGGCCCTGTTCGTGGATGATCTCGCCATGAGAGTAGCCACCGTGGGAGTAGCCGACGTCGATGCTGTTGCCTTGGCATCCGCATCCTCCGCTCGACGAATAACTTCCGCACGATCCGGCGCTACATCCGCAGCCGCTGTCGCAACCACCGCCGCAACCGCCACCCATGTATTTGAAGCCCCAGATCGACGCAAAGCCGCGTCCGCAGGCGGGAGCGACGGCTCCACAGCTGCCACCGCCGCATCCGCAGCCACCACCGCCACCGGTGTATTGACCACAGCTGTTGCAAGGATCGCAGCAGTCGGGAGGACTGCTGGCCCATTCGTCTATGTACAGTGATCCGCAACCGGTGTTGCAACCGAACAGACACGATCCGATTGAACGGAACAGACCGCAAACGGCCGCACAGGGATTGATGCAGCAGGTGTTGCAGGCTCCTGCGCCACAGCCGCCACCACATCCGCAACCGCCGTCAAATCCGCAGGCCGGTTCGGCATATCCGCCGTCAAACCCGCAACTGGGCTCGCAGCCGCCGGGACCACAGCTGTCGCAGCCAACGGTGTCGCCGCCGTAAAAGCCGGGTCCTGCGCCGCACGGCCCATATCCACCGGGACCGCAAATACAGCCGGTCGACATGACAATCAATGAAGCTAGCATCATGCTAGCGATCAAGAATCGCATCGTTTCGATTCCTATTTTAGTGTGAAGGCTATCTCGTATCGGTATCACAGGGGCACGTTTCGATTGTGCTTTGAATACCAACGTCTCTTGACTCAGCCCTCGTTATCGTCGCCTGGAATCGGAAAACTTGATTAAATCCGCAAAAACGGAATAATCGGCAAAATCGACCCTGTTTGCCTCGCAACGTCCATATGTCCCAAGGTAGAGCCCTGGGCGGGGGCAATCGTGTTGTCAGCGGATCCGTTGACGCGATGACATACTCTCATGCCTTATCGCCAGGTTGGACGGTGGGATGCACAATAGGGAGGCTCGAACAGACGGCGAGCGATCGTCAATCACTCAACAATTCGGAGACCACCATGGCTCGGGAGCCTCAAGACCGCGAAGACCTGTTAGCCGAAGCGACCGGGTTGCCGGTCCGTGGCGTGATCGTGCTGGCGGATGATTTTGAGGTTGTCGTTGGGTTCCGCGACGATGGATCGGCCAGTTGGTTCTTCGCGGCTGACCCGGTTTTCCAGTTTGATCCTTTGTTCCAACTACGTCGTATTTTTTGCGATGGCACGCGATACGCGGTCGCTGGAGGGCAGATCCTGCGACTTGAACAAGCGACATCGGGCGGGCGACTGCAGTTGACTAAACATCGACTCGATCCCGCCGAGACCCAACAGTTGTTGGACCGCTGGAAACAGAACATCGGCGAAGTAGAAACTGCATTGCAAGCGAAGACACATCGTTGGCAAGGTGCCTCGGTGTCGATCGAGCGGATCGATGCGAAGGTTCGTCAGTGGTTGGCCGATCTGCCCGACCCGCCGCCGATCGCCAAGGTCTCGCGATTGCCGCGCCGCCGGACCTCGTGATCAACATGCGATCGGAAGAGGTCAGTTTGTTGCATCGGTTTATTGTCGTTCGGCTTTGGCGAAGCCAAACGACGGTAAACCGATGATGTTGTTGGCAACACGTGGGCTTGAGCATTAGCTTGAGCAGTTCGAATCAGGGACGGCATTCGCGGCATGCAAATCCGAGACGATGTATCGTTTCCATTCCAAATCGTTTGCGGCCCCGAAGTTGATCAGATAGCCGACTTGTTTATTGCAGATGCGCATGTAGTTGAACAGTTGGGCCTGGTGCTCGGGGAGGATGGTTTTGACAGTTTTTAATTCCGTGACGATCTCGCCAAAGACCAACAGATCCGGTTGATACTTTGTGTTCAGTACTCGCCCTTTGAAGAACACATCGACGACGGTTTTACGGAGAAACGGAATCTTTCGGAGCCCCAGTTCGATCTCCAAACTTTGTTGATAAATCTCCTCAGCCAAGCCATAACCGAGAACATTGTAAACCTCGAACGCCGCTCCCATCAGATCGTAGCCTTCTTGCTTCAACATTGGTTCTCACTCCCGTTGGGCGATACTGCGGAATCGTGGCTTTCGAATGCGGAACAGGAACACACCCTAATCTTCGCTGTTTTTTTCGCCACGTCAAAGCGAAAACTGGCCCCGTGATGCAAGTTTGTTGTGGCACCTGCCCTTCCACGAATTTAGAGCAATGATCAACTAGGGAATTCCTTGGACACGATCCACTAGGCAGGGGGGCTTCTGATAGTTCTGCGAAGCCGAGTGGTTTGAGAAACGGGAACACTGGTCCGCTCTAATCGTCACTGATCAGGAGCAAGCAGTCGACGTTCGACGAGGCTTGTTGCTTTCAGTTTCGTTAGCGTGGATCAGCGAAGATCAGTGGTTTGAGAAACAGGGACACTGATCTGCACTAATCGTCACTGATCTAGAGCAAGCAGTCGACGTGTGACGAGACTTGTCGTTTTCCGTTTTGTTAGCGTGGATTAGCGAAGATCAGTGGTTTAAGAAACAGGAACACTGATCTGCACTAATCGTCACTGATCAGGAGCAAGGAGTCGGTGTGCCGAGAGACGGCCAGACAATGAGTTTGGCTGCTTTCCGTTTCGTTAGCGTGGATTAGCGAAAGATCAGTGTTTTAATAAACAGGAACACTGCTCAGCTCTAATCGTCACCGATCAGGTTCAATCAGTCGGTGTGCGAGGAAACAGCCAGATAATGATCTTGGCTGCGTTCAGTTTTGTTAGCGTGGATCAGCGAAGATCAGTGGTTTAATAGACTGGAACAATGTTCTGCCAGAATCGTCGCTGGTTGAGATTTGGGAAGGCTCCCCGTAGGACGGTACGGATGAAGACGTTGCCTTTTTAACCAAATGCGTGCCCACAATCGCACGTCTTCCGTCGGACGTGCGACTCCTTCCCACATTTGGGACATTTTTTCTGTGTCCAAGTTGTCGATTGCGGTTTCGATTTAGGGCCGCTGCTGGCTTCGTTCGCCTTGCGTTTCCGTTCGGCTCGAAGCTTTTCGGTGCGTGCCGAATCGGCCTGCAAGACCGCGCACTGCGGATGAATTCCTCCATTGGAATAGGTCCGTTTGCCACAGATGGGACAGACCTTCCCCGATTCTTGAACTCTCCAAGGCGTCGGCTTCTTCTCGCTCATCGCGGCCTTCCTCCAGGCATGCACGCACCCCGGTCGGACATCCACGAGCCTTTCCATGCTCGTGCAACTCGCAACCTAACTGAAGCACTGGACGGACAATTCCAGCGCGTACCAACAAAGGCAGCATCTGGCGTTGTCGAAAACGCATGAGAGGAATACCGAAAAACACCCGGCTTCCAGTTAGTTCCTTCTGCGACGCTCAAAACTGTGCGTCGGCTGAAAGCAACCTAAGAAGAAAGGAACTCCAAAGCAAAGAGCCCATGCGACATTGTTAACTAATGTACAGCAAAACGGGGCAAAAGTCCACGAAGAACTAGAGATCAGCCCGGGCAATGGCGTTTTGTACTCTGGATTGGCCTCCCCACGGAGGGCGTACGGGAATTCCCCTGGGCAACTTGGAAGCTTACCGCCAGAACAACTATCATGGGCGCAAGTCTCGGGCGACGCGGCGATCGCCCGACGTTGGTCCCGCTGGCGCCGGTCCCTCATCTTCGACGGAGTTGCCCTTCTATGGTTCGCATTCAAACTTCATTCGCTTTGGCGATCGGAACCTGTTTGCTGTCGGCGGCGATCGCGGCTGGCGGTGACCGGCCCAACGTGTTGTTGATCTGTGTCGACGATCTGAAGCCGACGATTGGATGTTTTGGCGATCCCGTCGCAGTCACTCCCAACATCGACGCCTTGGCATCGCGAGGCGTTCGCTTTGACGCGGCCTATTGCAACCAAGCTGTTTGTTCGCCCAGCCGCAATTCGTTGATGACGGGACTGCGACCGCAGACGATCGGCGTCTACGATTTGGGAACTCACTTCCGGCTCGCAGTTCCCGATGCCGTCACGTTCAGCCAATACTTCAAACAGCATGGTTATCGGGCGGAGGGACTTGGCAAGATCTACCACACAGGCCATGGCAACATCAACGACAAGGCTTCCTGGAGCGTGCCGTTGTGGCGTCCCAAGGCGGCTCAATATGTCCAGCCCGAGAGTTTGCAAAACCACCGCCCCGATTCGAAGGGTAGGAATCGCGGACCGGCGACCGAAGCGGCCGATGTTTCGGATGAGACCTATGCCGATGGCAAGATCGCCCGCGAAGCGATCGCTCGTTTAACAGCCGCCAGCAAACGGGAAGACCAACCGTTTTTTATCGCGGTCGGTTTTCTGAAGCCCCACCTACCCTTCGTCGCTCCACAGAAATACTGGGACCTCTACCAACCCGATGCGTTGCCGATGCCCGAGGTGGTCGTGCCACCGACAGGTGCGCCGAGTTACGCTGCAGTCAAAGGTGGCGAACTGCGAAGCTACAGCGACATGCACGACAAAAAGGAGATCGATCCACAGACGACGCGGCATCTGATCCACGGCTACTACGCCGCCACCAGTTACGCCGACGCGCAGATCGGTCGCGTGATCGACAAAGCCAAACAACTCGGGCTGCTCGACAACACGATCGTCGTGCTGTGGGGCGACCACGGTTGGCATCTGGGCGATCACGGGATGTGGTGCAAACACACAAACTACGAACAGGCGGCGCGGATCCCATTGATCGTTGCCGCACCGAAATCGCAACCGGGACTCGTCAGCAACGCGCTCGTTGAAACTGTCGACATCTATCCCACGGTCGCTGAACTGGCTGGGCTGCCTCAACCGAAAGGCCTCGATGGAATCAGCTTTGCAAATCTGATCGAGAAGCCCGATGCAGCGACTCGCGATCACGTGACCCATGTCTATCCCCGCGGCAGCCGCTTGGGGCGGGCGATCCGCGATCCACGCTATCGGTTGGTCCAGTGGAAGTCGCCCGGCGGAAAAGACGCGACGGCGGAGCTGGAGCTGTACGACTACCAAACCGATCCACTGGAAACGAAAAACGTCGCGTCGGAAAATCCGGAGGTCGTCGCGCGGATGCTGGATCTGTTGGCACAACAACCCGAAGCGAAGCGTCAATGGAAAGCGAAGGGGAAGTCGGGATCGAATTCAAACGGAAAAGGGGCTAAGAAAACGCCGGGCAAACCTAAACCAGTCAGTACAGATGAAAAATCGGGAACCTAGCAAAATGATTTTGCGACGCCCTAGTATCCCCACGGGAGTAAACGATGTCCGCGACAAGTCATAGAAACTTGTTGGTTGGTGCCATGGCGGTGCAATTGCGGCTGATCGATGTCGGTGACGTCGCCGCGGCGATCGGCCGCTGGACGGAAGACAAGTCGCAGTCGCTGGAAGATTTGCTGCATGCGGAGAATCGCATCGACGCGCAGACCAAGCAACTGCTGACCTCGCTTGTCGACAAACAGATCGAGTTGCATCAAGGTTCGACCGAAGCCGCACTGGGAACGATCTGCCCGCCGTCGGAACCCTCGCTGTCGACACTCTACCAGTCGCTGCGACCGATCGAAGATGCCGATGTCACCGATTCACTGAACTCGGTTTCCGATATCGCTGCCGAATCGATCGACCCGTGGGCGACGAATTTTCACCCCACGACATCGGATGATTCGCCAACCGACGCGGCTGCGGCAGCGAGCCACCGAACCCGATATCAAAAGCTGCGCGATCATGCCAAGGGAGGCCTCGGACAAGTATATGTCGCCCGCGACGAAGAGCTGAACCGGCAGGTTGCATTGAAACAGATCCAGGCGAGGTTCTCCGGTGACCAAGGGGCTCGGCAGCGATTCATTCTCGAAGCCGAGATCACCGGCGGGCTGGAACATCCCGGCGTGGTCCCGGTTTATGGTTTGGGCGTGTACGAGGATGGCCAACCCTATTATGCGATGCGATTTATTCGCGGGCAGAGCATGGAAGCGGCGATCGCGTCGTTTCACCAGCGGTTCCCCAAATCGGGAGCGCCGGCGTGGCGCGATCCCGAGCGGACGTTGGAACTGCGGAAGCTGTTGAGTCGCGTTTTGGATGTCTGCCAAGCGATCGCGTACGCTCATTCTCGCGGCGTGTTGCACCGCGACATCAAACCCGACAACATCATGCTGGGGAAATATGGTGAGACGTTGGTCGTCGATTGGGGCTTGGCGAAAGTCGCTGGATTAGACGATGTCGAAGCCGGGGCGGTCGATGAACCGCATCTGGCTCCCGCGTCGGGAAGCGATTCGGCGCCAACACGATTTGGGAGCGTGATCGGCACGCCGGGCTACATGAGTCCCGAACAGGCCAGCGGGGAGATCGATGCGATTGGTCCCGCAAGCGATGTCTATTCGTTGGGGGCTTCGCTGTACTGTTTGTTGGTCGGCAAACCACCGTTTCAATCGCGCGACGCCGACGGCAATCCGCTAACGATCACTCAGTTGTTAGAAAAGGTTCGCAACGGTGAATTCACCGCGCCGCGTCAAATCGATCCTGCGATTCCGAAACCACTGGCGGCGATCTGCATTCGCGCGATGGCCAAAGATCCCGAAAATCGCTACGCCAATCCGCTGGAACTGGCCGACGAACTGGAGCGTTGGATGGCCGACGAACCGGTCACGGCGTACCGCGAATCGAGCCTGCAACGACTGCGCCGCTGGGTCAAGCGGCACCAGACCTTGGCCGCAGCCAGCGCCGCGATCGTGCTGGTTTCCGTGTTGGGATTGAGTTCGTTTTCGGTAGTGCTCGGCAAGAAGAACATTCAACTGGCCGAGCTGGCTGATTCGCTGAGCACCAAAAACCACCAGCTCGATCAACGCGGCCAGGAGTTACAAAAATCGAACGAAGAGCTGCGGATCGCCGAAGCGGAAGCGACTGAAAAGGCAGCGATCGCAACGGCGGTGACTGAGTTTTTAAACGACGACTTGTTGGCGCAAGCATCGCCAGCCAGAAACCCCGAGCCGCAGCTGCAAGTCCGCACGCTCTTCGAACAAGCACTCGAGAGCATGCAGGATCGGTTCGCCGATCAACCGCTGGTCAAAGCCAAGCTGTTGCACACGATTGGCATCGCTTCGGGCTATCTTGCTCAGTGGAGTGAAAGCGAGGCGGCGTTGGCCGAAGCGCTGCGTCTGCGGAAAGAATTCTTGGGGCCCCGAGATGTCGAGACATTAAGGACCGAAGCGGCGTTGGGCCGAGTGGCTGGATCGAGCGGGAAATATGCCAAGGCCCACACCCTGCTGACGTCGACTCTGCAAGCGCAGCTGAGCGAATTAGGGGACGAGCATCCGGATGTTTTCGAGACGCAGGACAGCTTGGCGGGGTTGTACAGTTTGTTGGGTGAGTTTGACAAAGCCCATCAATTGAACGAACAGTCGATCGTGGGGTACACGAAATCAATTGGCCCCGATGCCGCCGAGACGCTGGACTGTTTGATCACAAAAGTCGGATTGTTGGCGGATGCGGGACGCTTCGCCGATGCATTGCAGCTATCGAACGACGTGCACACTCGGGCGGCTGCCGCCTTGGGGCCGCTGCACTTCACAACCTACGACGCGCTGCTGTCGCGGGCTCAGCAGTTGTATTCGCTCGGCCGCCACGATGAAGCCTCCAACGTCTACACGACTTTTATGGAAGAGTTGGTGAAAACGCAGGGCGAATCGCATCCGTATGTTGCCATCGTGCGGAACGATCTGGCGTTGATCGATTCGGATCACGGAGACCCGGTGCAGGGTCTGGCAACGCTGCGTGAACTCGCTCGCGCGTCGATTGAAAAGCTGGGGCCCGCTCACCGAGAATCGATCATGTCGCAGTTCAATGTGGGGACGGCGCTAAATGCGTTGGGGCGATATGAGGAGTCGCTACCGGTCTTTGAAACGGTGCTGCAAGCGGCCAACGACAGCCTGGGGCCGGTGAGTCCGTCGGCTTTGCAGACTCGCCTTCTACTGGCGGAAGTCCATTGGGAACTCGGCGATCACGCGTCGGCACAGTCGTTGTTGGAGGAAGTGATCGCGCTTGCGAAGACTCCGATGCAAGCGGAAGCGAAAGTGGTGCTCGACTCAAAGACGTTGTTGGCGGCGATCTATGGGGCGGCGGAAAGGTACGACGAGGCCCGCGAATTACTGATGGCGGTTCGCACGGGATATACCAATCTTGGGCTTGGGAAGACACAAGTCATCGTCTACCCGACGGAAAACCTGATCGATGTCTTGGTCTACA
Above is a genomic segment from Rosistilla ulvae containing:
- a CDS encoding tetratricopeptide repeat protein; protein product: MSATSHRNLLVGAMAVQLRLIDVGDVAAAIGRWTEDKSQSLEDLLHAENRIDAQTKQLLTSLVDKQIELHQGSTEAALGTICPPSEPSLSTLYQSLRPIEDADVTDSLNSVSDIAAESIDPWATNFHPTTSDDSPTDAAAAASHRTRYQKLRDHAKGGLGQVYVARDEELNRQVALKQIQARFSGDQGARQRFILEAEITGGLEHPGVVPVYGLGVYEDGQPYYAMRFIRGQSMEAAIASFHQRFPKSGAPAWRDPERTLELRKLLSRVLDVCQAIAYAHSRGVLHRDIKPDNIMLGKYGETLVVDWGLAKVAGLDDVEAGAVDEPHLAPASGSDSAPTRFGSVIGTPGYMSPEQASGEIDAIGPASDVYSLGASLYCLLVGKPPFQSRDADGNPLTITQLLEKVRNGEFTAPRQIDPAIPKPLAAICIRAMAKDPENRYANPLELADELERWMADEPVTAYRESSLQRLRRWVKRHQTLAAASAAIVLVSVLGLSSFSVVLGKKNIQLAELADSLSTKNHQLDQRGQELQKSNEELRIAEAEATEKAAIATAVTEFLNDDLLAQASPARNPEPQLQVRTLFEQALESMQDRFADQPLVKAKLLHTIGIASGYLAQWSESEAALAEALRLRKEFLGPRDVETLRTEAALGRVAGSSGKYAKAHTLLTSTLQAQLSELGDEHPDVFETQDSLAGLYSLLGEFDKAHQLNEQSIVGYTKSIGPDAAETLDCLITKVGLLADAGRFADALQLSNDVHTRAAAALGPLHFTTYDALLSRAQQLYSLGRHDEASNVYTTFMEELVKTQGESHPYVAIVRNDLALIDSDHGDPVQGLATLRELARASIEKLGPAHRESIMSQFNVGTALNALGRYEESLPVFETVLQAANDSLGPVSPSALQTRLLLAEVHWELGDHASAQSLLEEVIALAKTPMQAEAKVVLDSKTLLAAIYGAAERYDEARELLMAVRTGYTNLGLGKTQVIVYPTENLIDVLVYSDRTDELDELLQQLDDDFGADSVLANQLRLRMAENWIERGEIDRADVSIQQVTQWLTGRDPLERSEFGVAYYLAGLMSMLKRSQQAIDVYERLVVRQSEVLGANHVDRLLTLHDLAFEYSEFGQHKESAKLYSEVVRRRTEVYGLESDHTLQSLYNLSMEQFALADHKGTIESMKLLVKAAEARGEPIVNRMELHTGLAHALMKTKDYAAAVPHFQAGVEGMIETYGEADDDTLLLMHQLAYCMDAAAQREESIAMYRRVVDRRSEVLGAAHGHTLMSLGNMAQVQATAELEQGAEESIADMQRRIESLDVGDVVAIDANYAIAETYRKMNRLDDAITFYRKVADGRRTSLGEEHERTLLAMHQVAYTCSLAGQFDDAIEIYAKVVAGRSKSLGRAHPHTMLSLNNAAKIEMGRGNRAEAAALYEDILNRIVEAKGLRHVDTLMPRMELANLKYQLKEYAMATELYSLSVDVMRKSLATTPNDTTREGFAGVLVMLADAEAHDGQFLAAGRHAREGLEMFEVVAPENWLRYRSLSVIGGLQAADGQHVEAQAALQQAYEGLAASELPRAGILLNQVQIETVDRLLDSYTQTNNAEQVAKWKQVKESLTEQPQP